From Caloranaerobacter sp. TR13, one genomic window encodes:
- the mce gene encoding methylmalonyl-CoA epimerase translates to MVKKVDHIGIAVKNLEETLKFYQEVLGLELDGIEVVEEQKVKVAFLPIGDTEIELLESTDKEGPIARYIEKKGEGIQHIAYRVDDIEKAIEEMKSKGIRMIDEKPRYGAGGAKIAFLHPKSTYGVLIELCQRD, encoded by the coding sequence ATGGTAAAAAAAGTAGACCATATTGGTATAGCGGTTAAAAATTTAGAGGAAACTTTGAAGTTTTATCAAGAAGTATTAGGCTTAGAATTAGATGGAATTGAAGTTGTCGAAGAACAAAAAGTAAAAGTAGCATTTTTACCAATTGGCGATACTGAAATCGAGCTTCTAGAGTCAACAGACAAGGAAGGACCTATAGCGAGATATATTGAGAAAAAGGGAGAGGGAATTCAACATATAGCTTATAGAGTTGATGATATAGAAAAAGCAATAGAAGAAATGAAAAGTAAAGGTATTAGAATGATAGATGAAAAGCCAAGATATGGAGCAGGTGGTGCAAAAATAGCTTTCTTACATCCAAAGAGTACTTATGGCGTATTAATTGAATTATGTCAAAGAGACTAA
- a CDS encoding acyl-CoA carboxylase subunit beta, with protein MSIEKIEKLRAAKEKIRLGGGIERIEKQHKSGKLTARERINLLLDEGSFVELDTFVEHRCTNFGMDKKKAPGEGVVTGYGTIDGRLVYVYAQDFTVIGGSLGEMHAAKICKVQDMALKMGAPIIGLNDSGGARIQEGVDALSGYGRIFYKNTISSGVIPQISVIMGPCAGGAVYSPALTDFIFMIENTSKMFITGPQVIKTVTGEDVSAEKLGGAMTHNSVSGVAHFIDSTEEDAINRIRKLLSFLPSNNLEDPPAFDTDDDINRIDEILNEIVPDNPNKPYDMKEIIKIIADNGDFFEVQPYFAQNIITGFIRLNGKSVGVIANQPKVLAGCLDINAADKASRFIRTCDAFNIPLLNLVDVPGFLPGTDQEYGGIIRHGAKMLYAYSEATVPKVTLVVRKAYGGSYLAMCSKDMGADLVFAWPNAEIAVMGPEGAANIIFRKEIQNSDDPLTTRTEKIKEYRDTVANPYVAASRGFVDDVIEPMTTRQRIISAFDMLSSKRENRPAKKHGNMPL; from the coding sequence ATGTCAATTGAAAAAATAGAGAAGCTTAGGGCGGCTAAAGAGAAAATTAGACTAGGTGGAGGAATTGAAAGAATAGAGAAGCAGCATAAAAGCGGTAAATTGACAGCAAGAGAGAGAATAAATCTATTACTTGATGAAGGAAGTTTTGTTGAATTAGATACTTTTGTTGAACATAGATGTACTAATTTTGGAATGGATAAAAAGAAAGCACCAGGGGAAGGTGTAGTGACTGGTTATGGAACAATCGATGGTAGGCTTGTATACGTATATGCCCAAGATTTTACAGTGATAGGTGGTTCTCTAGGAGAAATGCATGCTGCTAAAATATGCAAAGTACAGGATATGGCATTAAAAATGGGGGCACCTATAATTGGATTAAATGATTCAGGAGGAGCTAGAATACAAGAAGGTGTAGATGCTTTATCGGGTTATGGTAGAATATTTTATAAAAACACTATATCATCTGGAGTTATTCCTCAGATATCAGTAATTATGGGACCATGTGCAGGAGGAGCTGTATACTCACCGGCACTTACAGACTTTATATTTATGATAGAGAATACAAGTAAGATGTTTATTACAGGGCCACAAGTTATTAAGACTGTAACTGGCGAAGATGTTTCTGCAGAAAAATTAGGAGGAGCTATGACTCACAATAGTGTGAGTGGAGTTGCACATTTTATTGATAGTACAGAAGAGGATGCTATAAATAGAATAAGAAAATTATTAAGCTTTTTACCATCAAATAATTTAGAAGATCCTCCAGCATTTGATACTGATGATGATATAAATAGAATAGATGAAATTTTAAATGAAATTGTACCTGATAATCCTAATAAGCCATATGATATGAAAGAAATTATAAAGATAATAGCCGATAATGGAGATTTCTTTGAAGTACAGCCTTATTTTGCTCAAAATATCATAACAGGATTTATAAGATTAAATGGTAAATCAGTTGGAGTAATTGCAAATCAACCTAAAGTGCTAGCAGGTTGTTTAGATATTAATGCAGCAGATAAAGCTTCAAGGTTTATAAGAACTTGTGATGCTTTTAATATACCATTGCTAAATTTAGTAGATGTTCCAGGATTTTTACCAGGTACAGACCAAGAATATGGTGGAATTATAAGACATGGAGCAAAAATGCTATATGCATATAGTGAGGCTACTGTACCGAAAGTTACTTTAGTTGTAAGGAAGGCATATGGAGGTTCATATCTTGCTATGTGTAGTAAAGATATGGGTGCAGATTTAGTATTTGCATGGCCTAATGCAGAAATTGCTGTTATGGGACCAGAAGGTGCTGCGAATATTATTTTCAGAAAAGAAATACAGAATTCAGATGACCCATTAACTACAAGGACTGAAAAAATCAAAGAGTATAGAGATACAGTAGCAAATCCATATGTAGCTGCTTCAAGAGGATTTGTTGATGATGTTATTGAGCCTATGACTACAAGGCAAAGAATTATTAGTGCATTTGATATGTTATCAAGTAAGAGGGAAAATAGACCGGCTAAGAAGCACGGAAATATGCCCCTATAA